One genomic window of uncultured delta proteobacterium includes the following:
- the yhdH gene encoding Uncharacterized sodium-dependent transporter YhdH, with translation MTTQKRAAFGSRIGMVLAAAGSAVGLGNIWRFPYEAGNNGGGAFLLIYLGCVVLIGLPLMVSEFLVGRRSQANTALAFETLVPRSAWKWVGRGGVLTAFLILSYYCVVAGWTLEYMLESATNSFAGKTAAEYASNFGAFITNPWRPLIWLFVFMGITHYVVVRGVEAGIERASKIMMPLLFILLIILLLSAVTLPNAGKGVEFLLTPDFSKVTGSTFLSAMGQAFFSLSLGMGLTTYASYFDRKVNITKTALSVCSIDTLVAMLAGFIIFPAAFSVGIQPDAGPGLVFITLPNVFQQAFGSMPFLAMLLSLMFYALLALAALTSAIFLHEVATAYLHEEFAFSRTKSASIITASALVLGVTCSLSLGPLKDYTLFGMVVFDCFDYFTAKIMLPLVGFFIAIFVGWRLDKRLVKEEVTHYGELRDGVYKLLIFFVRYLVPAAILSIFLNELKVFS, from the coding sequence ATGACAACCCAAAAAAGAGCCGCTTTCGGCAGCCGCATCGGCATGGTACTGGCAGCCGCCGGTTCCGCCGTCGGATTGGGCAATATCTGGCGTTTCCCATACGAAGCCGGGAACAACGGCGGAGGCGCCTTCCTTCTCATCTATCTCGGGTGCGTTGTTCTGATCGGATTGCCGCTCATGGTCTCCGAGTTTCTGGTCGGCCGCCGCTCCCAGGCAAACACGGCCCTTGCCTTTGAGACGCTCGTCCCCCGGAGCGCCTGGAAATGGGTGGGCCGGGGCGGCGTGCTGACCGCGTTTCTCATTCTCAGTTATTACTGCGTGGTCGCCGGGTGGACGCTGGAATACATGTTGGAGTCCGCGACAAACAGCTTTGCCGGGAAAACGGCCGCCGAATACGCGTCCAACTTCGGCGCGTTCATCACCAACCCCTGGCGGCCCCTGATCTGGCTCTTCGTTTTCATGGGCATAACCCATTATGTCGTGGTCAGGGGGGTGGAAGCGGGCATTGAGCGGGCATCGAAAATCATGATGCCGCTTCTGTTCATCCTCCTCATCATCCTGCTTTTGAGCGCCGTCACGCTGCCGAACGCGGGAAAGGGCGTCGAGTTCCTGCTCACGCCCGACTTCAGCAAGGTCACGGGCTCGACCTTCCTCAGCGCCATGGGCCAGGCCTTTTTCTCCCTCAGCCTCGGCATGGGGCTGACAACCTACGCCTCGTACTTCGACAGGAAAGTGAACATCACCAAAACCGCGCTCAGCGTCTGCTCCATAGACACCCTCGTCGCCATGCTCGCCGGGTTCATCATCTTCCCGGCGGCCTTTTCCGTGGGCATCCAGCCGGACGCCGGGCCGGGCCTTGTGTTCATCACCCTGCCGAACGTGTTCCAGCAGGCCTTCGGCTCCATGCCGTTCCTGGCGATGCTGCTTTCGCTCATGTTCTACGCCCTGCTGGCCCTGGCGGCCCTGACATCCGCGATCTTCCTGCACGAGGTCGCCACCGCCTACCTGCACGAGGAATTCGCTTTTTCACGCACCAAATCCGCAAGCATCATCACCGCATCGGCCCTGGTCCTGGGGGTTACCTGCTCCCTTTCCCTCGGGCCGCTGAAGGACTACACCCTCTTCGGCATGGTGGTCTTCGACTGCTTCGACTATTTCACCGCGAAGATCATGCTGCCGCTGGTGGGGTTCTTTATCGCCATTTTTGTCGGCTGGCGGCTGGACAAGAGGCTCGTGAAGGAAGAGGTCACCCACTACGGCGAACTGCGTGATGGCGTTTACAAACTCCTCATCTTTTTCGTCCGTTACCTTGTGCCCGCGGCGATTCTGTCCATCTTCCTCAACGAACTGAAGGTGTTTTCGTAA
- a CDS encoding hypothetical protein (Evidence 5 : No homology to any previously reported sequences): MSTVAATYTRQPLLAEDKSVTARIAQERQRLEAARTEQAKQGATDAAVFSEKGKQLAATSLSKEEMEALSYAHLLEFETEDGGRVSVDLALDPALNPDGKEKYLAARVTITKPDGTEETLYVSFAEEAGETAAEEVVAGETGAEDQALAAAAGEALPSLKELIEQHGLDKVADPSEGLFAAIKARIESMIKAAEETAKEAEALEAVKAGREERSAMAAGDGGEESGDEVAVGQEVNAVSGKTARTLASYARTASSFSAGMGSFSRRY, from the coding sequence ATGTCCACAGTCGCAGCAACATACACCCGGCAGCCCCTTCTGGCGGAAGACAAAAGCGTAACCGCGCGCATCGCGCAGGAACGGCAGCGCCTGGAAGCGGCCAGGACGGAACAGGCCAAACAGGGCGCAACCGATGCGGCGGTTTTTTCCGAAAAAGGCAAACAGCTCGCCGCCACCTCCCTTTCCAAAGAGGAGATGGAAGCGCTCTCCTACGCGCACCTGCTCGAGTTTGAAACCGAGGACGGCGGCCGCGTGAGCGTGGACCTGGCCCTTGACCCGGCCCTTAATCCGGACGGCAAGGAAAAATACCTCGCCGCCCGCGTCACCATAACCAAGCCCGACGGCACGGAAGAAACCCTGTACGTCTCCTTCGCGGAAGAAGCCGGAGAGACAGCGGCGGAGGAGGTTGTTGCCGGAGAAACGGGCGCTGAAGACCAAGCCCTTGCCGCGGCGGCCGGGGAAGCTCTGCCTTCCCTCAAGGAGCTGATCGAGCAGCACGGCCTTGACAAGGTCGCCGACCCTTCCGAAGGGCTTTTCGCAGCCATCAAGGCGCGGATCGAATCCATGATTAAGGCTGCCGAGGAAACGGCGAAAGAAGCCGAAGCGCTGGAAGCGGTCAAGGCCGGGCGTGAGGAACGCAGCGCCATGGCCGCCGGGGACGGCGGGGAGGAATCCGGCGATGAGGTGGCAGTGGGGCAGGAAGTTAATGCGGTTTCCGGCAAAACGGCCCGGACGCTCGCCAGCTACGCCCGCACCGCATCGTCCTTCAGCGCCGGGATGGGCAGTTTCAGCAGGCGCTACTAA
- the codA gene encoding cytosine deaminase (Evidence 2a : Function of homologous gene experimentally demonstrated in an other organism; PubMedId : 8450832; Product type e : enzyme), with product MDLVIRNVNLRNANSRNANLPGGNGPLGKGPVDIGITGGTIAAIAPAIPAKGAEEIDASGKLVCPPFCDPHLHLDAVLTVGDPRYNESGTLLEGIQIWGERKPHLTKKALVDNAKEAVLWEFANGVQTIRTHADTTDPTLLTVEALLEVKDAMKDLVDIQIAAFPQDAVYTSKDGEALMRRAMDMGCDVVGGSPHIEYTREDGVRQVEFAFALAEKYGALIDIHCDETGDEQSRFVEVMLKLAMATGLREKVTASHTTAMHNYNNDYAFKLLGIAAKSGVNFITNPYDNSVLQNRTDGYPRRRGHTRVDELDARGVNVCIGHDSIMDPWYPMGTGNMLHAANLLMHYAHMSGYGQIPRLFNMITDNAAKTLQIEDRYGLEAGKPANLLVLDAPDEFEAIRLMPVCLYNIRKGKVALTAKPAERRLRYAGFDRVVDFRM from the coding sequence ATGGATCTGGTCATACGTAATGTGAATTTGCGTAATGCAAATTCGCGCAACGCGAACCTGCCCGGCGGTAACGGACCCCTTGGCAAGGGTCCCGTGGACATCGGCATCACGGGCGGGACCATCGCGGCGATCGCGCCCGCCATTCCCGCCAAGGGCGCGGAGGAGATCGACGCTTCCGGCAAGCTGGTCTGCCCGCCCTTTTGCGACCCGCACCTGCACCTGGACGCGGTGTTGACCGTGGGCGACCCGCGCTACAATGAATCCGGAACGCTCCTGGAAGGCATCCAGATCTGGGGGGAGCGTAAACCGCACCTTACGAAAAAAGCGCTGGTGGACAACGCCAAAGAGGCCGTGCTCTGGGAGTTCGCCAACGGCGTGCAGACCATCCGCACCCACGCGGATACCACCGACCCAACCCTCCTGACCGTGGAAGCCCTGCTGGAAGTGAAAGACGCCATGAAGGACCTGGTGGATATCCAGATCGCGGCCTTCCCGCAGGACGCCGTCTATACCTCAAAAGACGGCGAAGCCCTCATGCGCCGGGCCATGGACATGGGTTGCGACGTGGTGGGCGGCTCCCCCCACATCGAATACACCCGGGAAGACGGGGTGCGGCAGGTGGAATTTGCCTTTGCCCTGGCTGAAAAATATGGGGCGCTTATCGATATCCACTGCGACGAGACCGGGGACGAGCAGTCCCGCTTCGTGGAAGTCATGCTCAAGCTGGCGATGGCGACGGGCCTGCGGGAAAAGGTCACTGCCAGCCACACCACGGCCATGCACAACTACAACAACGATTACGCCTTCAAGCTGCTCGGCATTGCGGCCAAATCCGGGGTGAACTTCATTACCAACCCCTACGACAACTCCGTGTTGCAGAACCGCACGGACGGCTACCCCCGGCGGCGCGGCCATACCCGCGTGGACGAACTCGACGCGCGCGGCGTGAACGTCTGCATCGGGCACGATTCCATCATGGACCCCTGGTACCCCATGGGGACCGGCAACATGCTGCACGCGGCCAACCTTCTCATGCACTACGCGCACATGAGCGGGTACGGCCAGATCCCGCGCCTGTTCAACATGATTACGGACAATGCTGCGAAAACCTTGCAAATAGAAGACCGCTACGGCCTGGAAGCCGGGAAACCCGCCAACCTGCTCGTCCTGGACGCGCCGGACGAGTTCGAGGCCATCCGCCTCATGCCCGTGTGTCTCTATAACATCCGCAAGGGCAAGGTGGCCCTGACCGCCAAACCCGCCGAGCGCCGCCTGCGCTATGCCGGCTTTGACCGCGTTGTGGATTTCAGGATGTGA
- the aspS gene encoding aspartyl-tRNA synthetase (Evidence 2a : Function of homologous gene experimentally demonstrated in an other organism; PubMedId : 10562565, 10873442, 1885548, 1944398, 2129559; Product type e : enzyme) yields the protein MLCWKKYKEKAMSEEKFDLQEEHQQFVAPLEGWRRTHMCGDLRKDDCGKDICLMGWAQTRRDHGGVIFVDLRDRGGITQVVFSPEIEPKAHETANILRSEYVLAVKGTVRMRPEGMANPNMATGAIEVVVHDWKLLNTSKTPPFMIDDRADINENARLTYRYLDMRRPRMAENFILRHKAMQSVRRYMDSLNFLEIETPILTKATPEGARDYLVPSRVNQGLFYALPQSPQVFKQILMVAGMDRYFQIARCFRDEDLRADRQPEFTQIDVEMSFADENMIIAMAEGLLAALLKDTLGVDIPLPMRRMTYDQAMGDYGVDKPDLRFDLKLKDVTDIVRGSEFKLFATAPLVKAMRVPGGESLSRKEIDDFTEFVKIYGAKGLAWIKIRPDEWQSPIAKFLSEKERAGLTAALGLEAGDIVFFQAGDPAMVNAALGNFRVHLAGHMGLIPEGKFEFLWVTDFPLFEYDDEEKRYVACHHPFTSPAVGHMEKMAADPASCKARAYDVVLNGYEVGGGSIRNHSASVQRKMFEALGFKEDEYQAKFGHLIRALEYGAPPHGGIALGLDRLVMLLAGAPNIRDVIAFPKTQKATCLLMDAPSDVSGKQLRELGIRIREEVLAEQAAKKEEK from the coding sequence ATGCTTTGTTGGAAAAAATATAAGGAAAAAGCCATGAGCGAAGAAAAGTTTGACCTACAGGAAGAGCACCAGCAGTTTGTCGCGCCCCTTGAGGGCTGGCGGCGCACGCACATGTGCGGCGACCTTCGCAAGGACGACTGCGGCAAAGATATTTGCCTGATGGGCTGGGCGCAGACCCGGCGGGACCACGGCGGCGTTATTTTCGTGGACCTGCGCGACCGCGGCGGCATCACCCAGGTGGTGTTCAGCCCGGAAATCGAACCCAAAGCGCATGAAACCGCGAACATTCTGCGCTCGGAATACGTGCTCGCGGTCAAAGGCACGGTCCGCATGCGGCCCGAAGGCATGGCCAACCCCAACATGGCCACCGGCGCGATCGAAGTGGTGGTGCACGACTGGAAACTGTTGAACACCTCCAAGACCCCGCCCTTCATGATCGACGATAGGGCGGACATCAACGAGAACGCCCGGCTGACGTACCGTTACCTGGATATGCGCCGTCCCCGGATGGCGGAAAACTTCATATTGCGGCACAAGGCCATGCAGTCCGTGCGGCGGTATATGGATTCCCTGAATTTCCTGGAAATCGAAACGCCCATCCTGACCAAAGCCACGCCGGAAGGCGCGCGCGACTACCTGGTGCCCAGCCGGGTCAACCAGGGGTTGTTCTACGCGCTGCCGCAAAGCCCGCAGGTGTTCAAGCAGATCCTGATGGTGGCGGGCATGGACCGTTACTTCCAGATCGCCCGCTGCTTCCGCGACGAGGATTTGCGCGCCGACCGCCAGCCCGAGTTCACCCAGATCGACGTGGAAATGTCCTTCGCGGACGAGAACATGATTATCGCCATGGCCGAAGGGCTTCTGGCCGCGCTCCTCAAGGACACCCTCGGCGTGGATATCCCGCTGCCCATGCGGCGCATGACCTACGACCAGGCCATGGGCGACTACGGCGTGGATAAGCCGGACCTGCGGTTTGACCTGAAATTGAAAGATGTTACGGATATCGTTCGCGGCTCGGAATTCAAGCTCTTCGCCACCGCCCCGCTGGTCAAGGCCATGCGGGTGCCGGGCGGCGAGTCTCTCTCCCGTAAAGAGATCGATGACTTTACGGAATTCGTCAAAATTTACGGGGCCAAGGGGCTTGCCTGGATTAAAATTCGCCCGGACGAGTGGCAGTCCCCCATCGCCAAGTTCCTGTCCGAAAAGGAACGCGCCGGTCTTACCGCTGCGCTGGGCCTCGAAGCCGGCGACATCGTGTTCTTCCAGGCCGGGGACCCGGCCATGGTCAACGCGGCGCTCGGCAACTTCCGCGTGCACCTGGCCGGGCACATGGGGCTGATCCCGGAAGGCAAGTTCGAGTTCCTCTGGGTCACGGATTTCCCACTCTTCGAATACGACGACGAGGAAAAACGGTACGTGGCCTGCCACCACCCGTTCACGTCCCCGGCCGTGGGCCATATGGAGAAAATGGCGGCGGACCCGGCCTCCTGCAAGGCCAGGGCGTATGACGTGGTGCTCAACGGCTACGAAGTGGGCGGCGGGTCCATCCGTAACCACTCCGCGAGCGTGCAGCGCAAGATGTTCGAAGCGCTCGGGTTCAAGGAAGACGAATACCAGGCCAAGTTCGGGCACCTTATCCGCGCGTTGGAATACGGCGCGCCGCCCCACGGCGGCATCGCCCTCGGCCTGGACCGCCTGGTCATGCTGCTCGCGGGCGCGCCCAATATCCGGGACGTTATCGCGTTTCCGAAGACGCAAAAAGCTACTTGTTTGCTCATGGATGCCCCCTCGGACGTCTCCGGCAAGCAACTCCGCGAGTTGGGCATCCGGATACGGGAAGAAGTGCTGGCCGAACAGGCCGCGAAGAAAGAAGAAAAATAG
- a CDS encoding conserved hypothetical protein (Evidence 4 : Homologs of previously reported genes of unknown function): MSLAVVKEYLKQWGKDGAVLEFAQSSATVDLAALAIGCEPARIAKTLSFRLNGGCVLVVAAGDARIKNGKFKAHFGTKAVMLNPDETLEYTGHAVGGVCPFAIANPDVRVYLDVSLRRFATVFPACGSANSAIEMTCGELFACANAAGWVDVCSNWNGE; the protein is encoded by the coding sequence ATGTCTCTTGCGGTTGTAAAAGAATACCTCAAACAATGGGGCAAGGACGGCGCGGTGCTGGAGTTCGCGCAATCCAGCGCCACGGTCGACCTTGCGGCTTTGGCCATCGGCTGCGAACCCGCCCGGATCGCCAAGACCCTGTCCTTCAGGCTGAACGGCGGCTGCGTTCTGGTGGTGGCGGCCGGGGACGCCCGGATCAAGAACGGCAAGTTCAAGGCGCATTTCGGCACAAAGGCCGTGATGCTTAACCCGGACGAAACCCTGGAATACACGGGCCACGCGGTAGGCGGGGTTTGCCCGTTCGCGATTGCGAACCCGGATGTCCGGGTTTACCTGGATGTCTCCCTGCGACGGTTCGCAACGGTCTTCCCGGCTTGCGGGAGTGCAAACTCCGCGATCGAGATGACGTGCGGCGAGTTGTTCGCCTGCGCAAACGCCGCGGGCTGGGTGGACGTGTGCTCCAACTGGAACGGCGAGTAG
- the codB gene encoding cytosine transporter (Evidence 2a : Function of homologous gene experimentally demonstrated in an other organism; Product type t : transporter), which produces MDAAQAAHSHDDYAQTPVPERERRSFFSISMVMLGYTFFAASMWTGGALGTGLRLFPDLIVTILAGNVILGIYGGFLGYAASCTNLSTHMLARYAFGSFGSKLPSFMLAFTQIGWFGVGVAMLAYPLNKLMGLPVMPIILVSGILMTLTVVVGFKAIEWISWIAVPAIFILGFWSMGTAIAENGGAAALAAIEPKNPMTFAVGVALGVGSFISGATLTPDFVRFAKNRKDGVSATVVGFTFGNSLMFFFGAIGAMAVGVADTAEVLAAQGLLGGGIALLALNIWTTNDNALYASGLGLANITGWKRKTVTIIAGLIGTIFADFLYNNFVGWLTFLSVSLPPIGGIIIADFFIRRGRSITASEKPEFLRPAALVAWAAAIAVSKISPAEGFFCVAPLNSILTAVIVYLLADKLLPKRSA; this is translated from the coding sequence ATGGACGCTGCACAAGCCGCACATTCTCACGACGATTACGCGCAAACGCCGGTTCCGGAACGGGAACGGCGTTCTTTTTTTTCCATTTCCATGGTCATGCTGGGCTATACCTTCTTCGCGGCCAGCATGTGGACGGGCGGCGCGCTGGGCACGGGCCTCAGGCTCTTCCCGGACCTGATCGTCACCATCCTCGCCGGTAACGTCATCCTCGGCATTTACGGCGGGTTCCTGGGCTATGCAGCCTCCTGCACCAACCTCTCCACCCACATGCTGGCCCGCTACGCCTTCGGCTCCTTCGGCTCCAAGCTCCCCTCCTTCATGCTGGCCTTCACCCAGATAGGCTGGTTCGGGGTGGGGGTCGCCATGCTGGCGTATCCGCTCAACAAACTCATGGGCCTGCCCGTCATGCCCATCATCCTGGTTTCCGGCATCCTGATGACCCTGACGGTCGTGGTGGGCTTCAAAGCCATTGAGTGGATCAGCTGGATCGCGGTTCCGGCCATTTTCATCCTCGGGTTCTGGTCCATGGGCACGGCCATTGCGGAAAACGGCGGCGCCGCGGCGCTGGCGGCCATAGAGCCCAAGAATCCCATGACCTTCGCCGTGGGGGTTGCGCTCGGCGTCGGGTCCTTCATCAGCGGCGCGACCCTGACCCCGGACTTCGTGCGCTTTGCGAAAAACCGCAAGGACGGCGTTTCCGCCACCGTGGTGGGTTTCACCTTCGGCAACAGTCTGATGTTCTTTTTCGGGGCCATCGGGGCCATGGCCGTGGGGGTGGCGGATACGGCGGAAGTGCTGGCCGCCCAAGGCCTTCTTGGCGGGGGCATCGCACTGCTCGCCCTTAACATCTGGACCACCAACGACAACGCCCTGTACGCCTCCGGCCTCGGCCTCGCCAACATCACGGGCTGGAAACGCAAAACCGTGACCATCATTGCGGGTTTGATCGGCACCATTTTCGCGGATTTTCTCTACAACAACTTTGTGGGCTGGCTGACCTTCCTCTCCGTGTCCCTGCCGCCCATCGGCGGGATCATCATCGCGGACTTCTTCATCCGGCGGGGCCGGTCCATCACCGCGAGCGAAAAGCCGGAATTTTTGCGCCCGGCCGCCCTGGTCGCCTGGGCCGCCGCCATTGCGGTTTCCAAAATCTCCCCGGCGGAAGGCTTTTTCTGCGTGGCCCCGCTCAACTCCATCCTCACGGCCGTCATTGTGTATTTGCTCGCGGACAAACTCCTGCCCAAAAGGAGCGCCTGA
- the def gene encoding peptide deformylase (Evidence 2a : Function of homologous gene experimentally demonstrated in an other organism; PubMedId : 10200158, 1624424, 7896716, 8112305, 8432722, 8845003, 9374869, 9565550, 9610360, 9665852, 9846875; Product type e : enzyme) — protein sequence MIRKVLTYPDPVLKEKAEPIREITPEIRELAKDMAETMYEYDGIGLAAPQIGELVRLITVDVSGPEAREDLRVLVNPELELIGDDEVESEEGCLSVEDYRSTVVRSERVKVKALDLDGNPVAFEADGLLAVCLQHECDHLDGKLFIDRISRLKRNMYDAKVKKWLRQNR from the coding sequence ATGATACGAAAAGTACTCACATACCCGGACCCGGTGTTGAAAGAAAAGGCGGAACCCATACGGGAGATCACGCCTGAAATCCGCGAGCTGGCCAAAGACATGGCCGAAACCATGTATGAATACGACGGCATCGGGCTTGCGGCCCCGCAGATCGGCGAGTTGGTCCGCCTTATCACGGTGGACGTCTCCGGCCCGGAAGCGCGGGAGGATCTGCGCGTTCTGGTCAACCCGGAACTGGAACTGATCGGCGACGACGAGGTGGAATCCGAGGAGGGCTGCCTTTCCGTCGAGGATTACCGCTCCACGGTCGTGCGGTCCGAACGGGTGAAGGTGAAGGCGCTGGATCTGGACGGCAACCCCGTGGCATTCGAGGCGGACGGCCTCCTGGCCGTGTGTTTGCAGCACGAGTGCGACCATCTGGACGGCAAGCTGTTCATTGACCGCATCAGCCGCCTCAAGCGCAACATGTACGACGCAAAGGTCAAAAAGTGGCTGCGGCAGAACCGTTAA
- the hisS gene encoding Histidine--tRNA ligase → MAEFKRGKGFADIFEPESTVFSFMETTARKVFSSYGYAELRTPIMEQTDLFARGIGTETDVVQKEMYTFPDKKGRSMTLRPEATAGVIRAYIEGNCNAREAVSKFFTYGPMFRYERPQKGRMRQFHQLNCECIGASEPQADAELILMLTTFLKDIGIRDLSLQLNSLGCKECRPAYHAALQAFLDSLNPEDLCEDCRRRKDTNPLRVLDCKVPSCKAQTENAPKIIDYNCPDCRDHFQFVLDALGKAGLPYVLNHRLVRGLDYYNRTTFEVVSETIGAQGTVAGGGRYDGLAKILGGPDVPAVGFAAGMERLALMIDQAGGAPGATPPDFYLAVLDEAALADAIVIAQRLREAGKRGEVSFTAKSLKSQMRQASKTGAKKCLLLGGNELAAKSITVKDMETGDQVTVPLDALLEKI, encoded by the coding sequence ATGGCAGAATTCAAGCGCGGCAAAGGGTTTGCCGATATTTTCGAGCCGGAAAGCACGGTGTTTTCTTTTATGGAAACGACCGCGCGCAAGGTGTTCTCCTCTTACGGCTACGCGGAACTGCGCACGCCCATCATGGAGCAGACGGACCTTTTCGCGCGCGGCATCGGCACGGAAACCGACGTGGTGCAGAAGGAAATGTACACCTTCCCGGACAAGAAAGGCCGGTCCATGACGCTCCGGCCCGAAGCCACCGCCGGGGTCATCCGCGCGTACATCGAAGGGAACTGCAATGCGCGCGAGGCGGTTTCCAAATTCTTCACGTACGGGCCCATGTTCCGTTACGAACGGCCCCAAAAAGGCCGCATGCGCCAGTTCCACCAGCTCAACTGCGAGTGCATCGGCGCATCCGAGCCCCAGGCCGACGCGGAACTCATCCTCATGCTGACGACCTTTCTCAAGGATATCGGCATCAGGGACCTTTCGCTCCAACTCAACTCCCTGGGCTGCAAAGAGTGCCGCCCCGCCTACCACGCGGCGCTGCAAGCCTTCCTCGACAGCCTCAATCCGGAAGACCTCTGCGAAGACTGCCGCCGCCGCAAGGATACCAACCCCCTGCGGGTGCTGGACTGCAAAGTGCCGTCCTGCAAGGCGCAGACCGAGAACGCGCCCAAAATTATCGATTACAACTGCCCGGACTGCCGCGACCACTTCCAGTTCGTCCTGGACGCGCTGGGCAAAGCGGGCCTGCCGTATGTGCTCAACCACCGGCTGGTGCGCGGGCTCGATTATTACAACCGCACCACGTTTGAAGTGGTGTCGGAAACCATCGGCGCCCAGGGCACGGTGGCGGGCGGCGGCCGGTACGACGGCCTGGCGAAAATCCTGGGCGGGCCGGACGTGCCCGCCGTGGGATTCGCGGCAGGCATGGAGCGCCTCGCCCTCATGATCGACCAGGCGGGCGGCGCGCCCGGCGCCACTCCCCCGGATTTCTACCTGGCCGTGCTGGACGAGGCCGCGCTCGCGGACGCCATCGTCATTGCGCAACGGTTGCGGGAAGCGGGGAAACGCGGGGAAGTATCCTTCACCGCCAAAAGCCTCAAAAGCCAGATGCGCCAAGCTTCCAAAACCGGCGCGAAAAAATGCCTCCTCCTGGGCGGCAATGAGCTGGCCGCGAAATCCATTACGGTAAAAGATATGGAGACCGGCGACCAGGTGACCGTTCCCCTCGATGCTTTGTTGGAAAAAATATAA
- a CDS encoding conserved hypothetical protein (Evidence 4 : Homologs of previously reported genes of unknown function), which produces MHILFLILGIALIGALIFYKPGQRPARKPGSDFTGFPGPLSKEERRAVNEALEAKGKLPWIMREKGTGALTFKGGGMLTENFDFLDAYEARTSLDIRDEKPVFDDDYANQQGKADTLSRLLERHLAASLPFPFKALAGESRVDVVTLADYGNTAYVFIVNKTPGNFVIRIDKGHFYYDVPTVLKTLEAFIDGNPPMDRVIWVERDTNFFMFVVQQKLP; this is translated from the coding sequence ATGCACATTCTTTTCCTTATTCTGGGAATAGCGTTAATCGGCGCGCTGATTTTCTACAAACCGGGCCAACGGCCCGCCCGGAAGCCCGGCAGCGATTTTACCGGCTTCCCCGGCCCGCTCTCCAAAGAAGAGCGGCGGGCGGTGAACGAGGCTCTTGAGGCCAAGGGCAAACTCCCCTGGATCATGCGGGAAAAGGGCACGGGCGCCCTTACCTTCAAGGGCGGCGGCATGCTGACCGAGAATTTCGACTTCCTGGACGCTTACGAAGCCCGGACCTCCCTGGATATCCGCGACGAAAAGCCGGTGTTCGACGACGACTACGCAAACCAGCAGGGCAAGGCCGATACCCTCTCCCGCCTTCTGGAGCGGCATCTGGCCGCAAGTTTGCCCTTCCCGTTCAAAGCGCTTGCCGGTGAAAGCCGGGTCGACGTGGTTACCCTGGCGGACTACGGCAACACAGCCTATGTTTTTATCGTCAACAAGACGCCCGGTAACTTCGTCATCCGGATCGACAAGGGCCACTTTTATTACGACGTGCCCACGGTGCTCAAAACCCTGGAAGCCTTCATAGACGGCAACCCGCCAATGGACAGGGTCATCTGGGTCGAACGCGATACCAACTTCTTCATGTTCGTGGTGCAACAAAAACTGCCGTGA